A region from the Sulfurospirillum oryzae genome encodes:
- a CDS encoding methyl-accepting chemotaxis protein: MNSLAKKVTILQVLIVSFAIFAFILYINFYLSSYIKQETEQKITANITGLQQTVKVYNSALEDTAIKLFTVFESGFGSFHIDSSEKIKVNSIDTPLIAADGHTLNNNFTKVDAFTELTGTVATIFALQGDDFVRVSTSLKKEDGSRAMGTMLGKASPAYESIMKKQKYIGSARLFGKDYITVYAPIIENNKIIGILFIGYNFTEGLKALKQQINSMKIGDNGYFYTMNIKSESYDIHPKLDGSKISSELDKKILAQKQGIFDITEEGEAKIISFQTFDKWNWILVAKANAKDFQAANDKLRNNLIVTSVIMTFIIVIIIWTLINQIITKPLNNLIEKAKDLSSGNGDLTRHLEIKGNDEIAQASEQINNFIEKVRILICNAKSLSSENSSISHELSTTSLQVEKLVEKSSSIVLDTTSQANHVRADMSVSIDQAKHSKEDMVKANGALQSATSAVIALTKEIQKSSATEIELAQKLNQLSTDAEQVRSVLTVISDIADQTNLLALNAAIEAARAGEHGRGFAVVADEVRKLAERTQKSLIEINATINVIVQSIVNSSEQMSHNSQKVEELANTAQKVEISLQESFTIISAVTKITENTVDSYLQTGQEIDIIINKIGEINKISTENSRSVEEIAGAAEHLSRMTENLNHKLGEFRT; the protein is encoded by the coding sequence ATGAATTCCTTGGCAAAAAAAGTAACAATTTTACAAGTCTTGATCGTTTCATTTGCAATTTTTGCTTTTATTCTTTATATTAATTTTTATCTTAGTAGCTATATTAAGCAAGAAACGGAACAAAAAATTACGGCAAATATTACAGGATTGCAACAAACCGTTAAAGTTTATAATAGCGCACTTGAAGATACTGCCATTAAGCTTTTTACAGTTTTTGAATCAGGCTTTGGTAGTTTCCACATCGACTCCAGTGAAAAAATCAAAGTTAATAGCATCGATACACCTTTGATCGCAGCAGATGGACATACACTCAACAATAACTTTACAAAAGTCGATGCTTTTACTGAACTTACAGGAACTGTTGCGACTATTTTTGCACTTCAGGGTGATGACTTTGTTCGGGTTTCAACTTCGCTCAAAAAAGAAGATGGATCACGTGCAATGGGGACGATGTTAGGAAAGGCTAGCCCTGCGTATGAATCTATTATGAAAAAGCAAAAATATATTGGAAGTGCAAGGCTTTTCGGTAAAGATTACATTACCGTTTATGCGCCAATAATTGAAAATAATAAAATCATAGGTATTTTATTTATCGGTTATAATTTTACTGAAGGACTTAAAGCATTAAAGCAACAAATCAATAGCATGAAAATAGGCGATAATGGCTATTTTTATACAATGAATATCAAAAGTGAATCATACGATATTCATCCAAAATTAGATGGCTCCAAAATCTCCTCAGAGCTTGATAAAAAGATATTAGCTCAAAAGCAAGGAATATTCGATATAACAGAAGAAGGTGAAGCTAAAATCATCAGTTTTCAGACCTTTGATAAATGGAATTGGATTTTAGTTGCCAAAGCTAATGCAAAAGATTTTCAAGCAGCTAATGATAAACTGAGAAATAACCTCATTGTCACCTCTGTCATTATGACCTTCATCATTGTGATTATTATTTGGACACTTATTAATCAAATTATTACGAAACCTCTTAATAACCTCATTGAAAAAGCAAAAGATCTTTCCAGTGGTAATGGTGATCTTACGCGTCACCTAGAAATCAAAGGAAATGATGAGATTGCACAGGCGAGTGAACAAATTAATAATTTTATTGAAAAAGTGCGTATTCTCATTTGTAATGCTAAATCACTCTCTAGTGAAAATTCTTCTATTTCACATGAACTTTCAACCACATCTTTACAGGTTGAAAAACTGGTTGAAAAATCTTCTTCGATTGTTCTTGATACAACCAGTCAAGCAAATCACGTCCGCGCAGACATGAGTGTTTCTATTGATCAAGCAAAACATAGTAAAGAAGATATGGTCAAAGCCAATGGCGCACTCCAGTCGGCTACAAGCGCTGTTATAGCACTAACAAAAGAGATACAAAAAAGTTCGGCAACTGAAATTGAGCTTGCTCAAAAGCTCAATCAATTGAGCACTGATGCAGAACAAGTGAGAAGTGTTTTAACAGTGATTAGTGACATTGCCGATCAAACCAACCTTTTAGCATTAAATGCTGCTATTGAAGCAGCGCGTGCAGGCGAACACGGACGAGGTTTTGCTGTCGTTGCTGATGAAGTACGTAAACTTGCTGAACGCACTCAGAAAAGTCTTATTGAAATCAATGCAACGATCAATGTGATTGTGCAATCAATTGTTAATTCGAGTGAACAAATGAGCCATAATTCACAAAAAGTTGAAGAGTTAGCCAATACAGCTCAAAAAGTCGAAATCAGCCTTCAGGAAAGTTTTACAATTATCAGTGCTGTTACAAAAATTACTGAAAATACTGTTGATAGTTACCTTCAAACAGGACAAGAAATTGATATTATCATCAATAAAATAGGTGAAATCAATAAAATTTCAACAGAAAACAGTCGTAGTGTTGAAGAGATTGCAGGGGCTGCTGAACATCTAAGCCGTATGACGGAAAACCTCAACCACAAGCTCGGAGAATTTAGAACATAA
- a CDS encoding peroxiredoxin, whose translation MLVTNKAPDFTATAVLGDNQIVDNFNLYENFGSKGTVLFFYPLDFTFVCPSEIIAFDKRLEEFKNRGINVIGVSIDSQFSHFAWKNTPVNQGGIGQVRFPLVADLSKKIARDYDVLLNESVALRGSFLIDKDGTVRHAVINDLPLGRNIDEMLRMIDTMLFTNEYGEVCPAGWQKGDKGMTASTAGVADYLAHNSDKL comes from the coding sequence ATGCTAGTAACTAATAAAGCTCCTGACTTTACAGCAACCGCTGTTTTAGGCGACAATCAAATTGTTGATAATTTCAATCTATATGAAAATTTTGGATCAAAAGGAACCGTTCTTTTCTTTTATCCTTTGGATTTTACATTTGTATGTCCATCTGAAATCATCGCATTTGATAAAAGACTAGAAGAGTTTAAAAACCGTGGCATTAATGTCATTGGTGTTTCTATCGACTCACAATTTTCGCACTTTGCATGGAAAAATACTCCTGTCAACCAAGGCGGTATCGGTCAAGTAAGATTCCCACTTGTAGCAGATCTTTCTAAAAAAATTGCTCGCGACTATGATGTTTTGTTAAATGAAAGTGTTGCTCTTCGTGGTTCTTTTCTTATTGATAAAGATGGCACCGTAAGACATGCCGTTATTAACGACTTACCACTAGGAAGAAATATCGATGAGATGCTTCGTATGATTGATACAATGCTCTTTACAAATGAATACGGTGAAGTTTGCCCAGCAGGTTGGCAAAAAGGTGATAAAGGTATGACAGCTAGCACCGCAGGTGTTGCTGATTATCTTGCGCATAATTCCGATAAACTCTAA
- a CDS encoding Fur family transcriptional regulator, with amino-acid sequence MNDFMNLLKTKELKATPQRISVLKELDKKTHPTIDDLYNALKKENPSMSLATVYKNLATLKEKGVVIEVNVAEGKMRYDIYSKPHIHFICQQCGAIEDVDYDASLFAYQTTLENEKKVKIDRLDVIATVEACGLCKKK; translated from the coding sequence ATGAATGATTTTATGAATCTACTTAAAACTAAAGAACTGAAAGCAACACCCCAAAGAATATCAGTTCTTAAAGAGTTAGATAAAAAAACGCATCCAACGATTGATGATCTTTATAATGCACTCAAAAAAGAGAATCCATCGATGTCTTTGGCAACGGTTTATAAAAATCTTGCGACGCTTAAAGAAAAAGGCGTGGTGATTGAAGTTAATGTCGCAGAGGGGAAAATGCGTTATGACATTTACTCAAAGCCACATATCCATTTTATTTGCCAGCAATGTGGCGCTATTGAAGATGTTGATTATGATGCAAGTTTATTTGCCTATCAAACAACATTAGAAAATGAGAAAAAAGTTAAAATTGATCGTCTGGATGTTATTGCCACTGTAGAAGCATGTGGACTTTGTAAAAAGAAGTAA
- the dxs gene encoding 1-deoxy-D-xylulose-5-phosphate synthase gives MKQLQECSIEELNEYCDQIRQKIIQTVSKNGGHLSSNVGAVELIVAMHYVFDVKNDPFIFDVSHQAYTHKLITDRWEKFNTLRELDGLSGYTRPDESPYDYFVAGHSSTSISLAVGAAKAIALKNEQHKRVPIALIGDGSLSAGMVYEALNELGDRRYPVVIILNDNKMSISKPIGAISKFLSQAMAGTFYQKIKKTTEQILQYLPESATYMAKKFEESIKLITPGMLFEELGIDYIGPIDGHDLESLIKALQSAKSLKKPVIVHAQTLKGKGYEMAEGYYEKWHGVGPFDVASGEALKQGVSKNATTMYSEALMALAKEHDNVVGVTAAMPSGTGLTPLMQAYPNRFWDVAIAEQHAVTSMCAMAKEGFKPYIAIYSTFLQRAYDQVIHDACIMNLDVVFAIDRAGIVGEDGETHQGVFDISYLSAIPYMTLMAPRDEKGMHEAIQYSYTHQGPLAIRYPRGAFLECNGFESLPFEYGKAQLLQEGQSTVLLLGYGSGVGKAVATAKILAEEGIDAGIIDLRFVKPLDETQLIGLAQEYEKWYVFSDSAKIGGVGSLLMALKEKHTLHVKIKTFEYEDSFITHGATHLVENRLGLSAEQLAEVILKEVY, from the coding sequence ATGAAACAACTACAAGAATGTTCTATTGAAGAATTAAACGAATATTGTGATCAGATTAGGCAAAAAATTATTCAAACCGTTAGCAAAAACGGAGGACATCTAAGTAGCAATGTGGGTGCAGTAGAACTCATCGTTGCTATGCATTATGTCTTTGATGTTAAGAATGACCCTTTTATATTTGATGTAAGCCATCAAGCTTATACGCATAAACTTATCACAGATCGTTGGGAAAAATTTAATACATTGCGCGAACTGGATGGTCTTAGTGGCTACACAAGACCCGATGAATCACCGTATGATTATTTCGTAGCAGGACATAGTTCGACATCTATTTCTTTGGCTGTTGGTGCGGCAAAGGCAATAGCGCTTAAAAATGAGCAACACAAGCGTGTTCCTATTGCTCTTATTGGTGATGGTTCTCTTAGTGCAGGAATGGTGTACGAAGCCCTTAATGAACTAGGGGACCGTAGATACCCCGTGGTCATTATTTTAAATGACAATAAGATGAGTATTTCAAAACCGATTGGAGCCATTAGCAAGTTTTTATCACAAGCTATGGCGGGTACTTTTTATCAGAAAATTAAAAAAACAACCGAACAGATTCTTCAATATTTGCCAGAAAGTGCGACTTATATGGCAAAGAAATTTGAAGAGAGTATCAAACTCATAACACCAGGCATGCTATTTGAAGAGTTAGGAATTGATTATATTGGACCAATTGATGGGCATGATTTAGAAAGCCTTATCAAGGCACTTCAATCGGCAAAAAGTTTGAAAAAACCAGTGATAGTCCATGCCCAAACCCTCAAGGGCAAAGGCTATGAAATGGCGGAGGGCTACTATGAAAAGTGGCATGGTGTGGGTCCTTTTGATGTTGCAAGTGGTGAAGCGCTTAAGCAAGGCGTTAGTAAAAATGCCACGACAATGTATTCAGAAGCATTAATGGCTTTGGCAAAAGAGCATGATAATGTTGTGGGAGTGACTGCTGCAATGCCAAGTGGAACAGGATTAACCCCTCTCATGCAAGCGTATCCAAATCGCTTTTGGGATGTTGCTATTGCAGAGCAACATGCCGTAACTTCTATGTGTGCTATGGCAAAAGAGGGCTTTAAACCTTATATCGCTATCTACTCTACTTTTTTACAAAGAGCCTACGATCAGGTCATCCATGATGCTTGTATTATGAACTTAGATGTTGTTTTTGCGATTGATCGAGCTGGCATTGTGGGAGAAGATGGGGAAACACATCAAGGTGTTTTTGATATCTCTTATTTGAGTGCTATTCCATACATGACTTTAATGGCTCCACGAGATGAGAAAGGAATGCACGAAGCTATTCAATATTCCTATACCCATCAAGGACCTTTAGCGATTCGTTATCCTAGAGGGGCATTTTTAGAATGCAATGGGTTTGAATCTTTACCTTTTGAATATGGAAAAGCGCAATTGCTTCAAGAAGGACAAAGTACCGTTTTACTTCTAGGGTATGGTAGCGGTGTTGGTAAAGCTGTGGCAACAGCGAAAATACTCGCTGAGGAAGGTATTGATGCCGGTATTATTGATTTGCGTTTTGTAAAGCCTTTAGATGAGACGCAACTTATTGGGTTAGCACAAGAGTATGAAAAATGGTATGTTTTTAGTGACAGTGCAAAAATTGGAGGAGTAGGTTCGCTTTTAATGGCACTCAAAGAAAAACATACTTTACATGTAAAGATTAAAACATTTGAATATGAAGATTCTTTTATTACTCATGGGGCAACGCATTTAGTTGAAAATAGGCTGGGTCTTAGCGCTGAACAGTTAGCAGAAGTGATTTTAAAAGAAGTCTATTAA
- the fliH gene encoding flagellar assembly protein FliH — protein sequence MADNIIDKDRVDDHSVQSYRFKVLGSNLVETPATLHVNDAYIPESIYDTETKPIGDEIINIARIEEGTQNQFIEELLKKTDELTSNVVKLQIQIEKQEQDFNNRLNEELTRERENAYSQGYQKAKEEGEASLSEIKSRYLKSIGHLDTLYKSMEERLAKLETDMSVTAFEIAKEVIKKEVSLSSSQIAASLSKALLQEVKEASKIELRVNPKDLDALKELYTEDEKIKVTSDDAITLGGVVILSDVGNLDGNLAMRLDKVKYLLQEN from the coding sequence ATGGCAGATAATATTATTGATAAAGACCGAGTGGACGACCACTCCGTACAGAGCTATCGGTTTAAAGTATTGGGCTCTAATTTAGTAGAGACACCAGCGACTTTACATGTAAATGATGCTTATATACCAGAAAGCATCTATGATACTGAGACAAAACCAATTGGTGATGAAATTATCAATATTGCACGCATAGAAGAGGGTACACAAAATCAATTTATTGAAGAGTTACTCAAAAAAACAGATGAGCTTACCTCAAATGTGGTTAAGCTTCAAATTCAGATAGAAAAGCAAGAGCAAGACTTTAATAATAGACTGAATGAAGAACTAACGCGTGAGCGCGAAAATGCTTATTCTCAAGGGTATCAAAAAGCAAAAGAAGAGGGTGAAGCTTCTCTTTCAGAGATTAAATCGCGTTACCTCAAATCCATAGGACATTTGGATACATTATATAAAAGTATGGAAGAGCGGTTGGCTAAACTTGAAACGGATATGAGTGTAACGGCTTTTGAAATTGCAAAAGAAGTGATCAAAAAAGAGGTTAGTTTATCAAGCTCTCAAATTGCAGCGTCCCTTTCCAAAGCACTGTTACAAGAGGTAAAAGAAGCTAGTAAAATTGAGTTAAGAGTTAACCCTAAAGATCTTGATGCCCTAAAAGAGTTATATACAGAGGATGAAAAGATTAAAGTAACCTCAGATGATGCTATAACCTTAGGTGGTGTGGTCATTCTCAGTGATGTAGGTAATTTAGATGGCAATTTGGCAATGCGTTTAGACAAAGTGAAATATTTATTACAAGAAAACTAA
- the fliG gene encoding flagellar motor switch protein FliG — translation MMKLTEDQKTLYNELTMAEKAAILLIQLGEDSTANLFSHMEIDVVTDISKFIATAKNIDKAVANAVLEEFYVILQSNQYIRSGGMEYAKEILYRTFGAEGAQKILDKLSKSMENSQSFGYLSQIKPQQLGDFIMNEHPQTVALILAHMDPTSAAETLSFFPDQLRSEVTIRMANLGEISPSVVKRVSAVLENKLESLTSYKVEVGGPRAVAEILNRLGQKASKTTIAYIEQADEKLASVIKDMMFTFEDIMKLDGNAVREILKVADKRDLMVALKGSAEELRRKFFDNMSQRAQEAFVEEMNFLGAVRVKDVEESQRKIVEEVQKLSEQGILQIGEAEEMIG, via the coding sequence ATAATGAAATTAACAGAAGATCAAAAAACACTTTACAATGAATTGACTATGGCTGAAAAAGCGGCAATTTTGCTGATTCAGTTAGGCGAAGATTCAACAGCCAATCTTTTTTCTCACATGGAAATAGATGTCGTAACGGATATTTCCAAGTTTATTGCAACAGCAAAAAATATTGATAAAGCCGTTGCTAATGCGGTATTAGAAGAATTTTACGTTATTTTGCAATCAAACCAGTACATTAGAAGTGGTGGTATGGAGTATGCTAAAGAAATTTTGTATCGTACCTTTGGTGCAGAAGGTGCTCAAAAAATATTGGATAAACTTTCCAAATCAATGGAAAACTCTCAAAGCTTTGGTTATTTGTCTCAAATCAAACCACAACAGCTGGGCGATTTTATTATGAACGAGCACCCGCAAACAGTTGCTCTCATTTTAGCGCACATGGATCCAACCAGTGCGGCTGAAACACTCTCTTTTTTCCCCGATCAGCTTCGAAGTGAAGTGACGATTAGAATGGCAAACTTAGGTGAGATTTCACCATCTGTTGTTAAAAGAGTCTCGGCAGTGCTTGAAAATAAACTTGAATCATTGACATCCTATAAAGTTGAGGTTGGTGGACCTCGCGCTGTTGCTGAAATTCTCAATCGTTTGGGTCAAAAAGCTTCTAAAACAACGATCGCGTACATCGAACAAGCCGATGAGAAACTCGCTTCAGTGATTAAAGACATGATGTTTACATTTGAAGATATTATGAAACTTGATGGTAATGCGGTGCGTGAAATTCTTAAAGTAGCGGATAAACGTGACCTGATGGTTGCGCTTAAAGGCTCCGCTGAAGAGCTTAGACGAAAGTTTTTTGACAATATGTCTCAGCGTGCGCAAGAGGCATTTGTAGAAGAGATGAACTTCTTAGGTGCGGTGCGTGTGAAGGACGTAGAAGAGTCTCAACGAAAGATTGTCGAAGAGGTACAAAAACTTTCAGAACAAGGTATCCTCCAAATCGGAGAAGCCGAAGAGATGATAGGTTAA
- the fliF gene encoding flagellar basal-body MS-ring/collar protein FliF: MELRTLLNQIATLIQNLTLRQRIVTAVSIVVLIGFLVFLTLYKNANSGKANGYSVLFENTTAGDSALIIQQLEKEKIPYKVVNEGTIAVPSEVVHKERIAIAALGIPKNSKVGFEIFDKTEFGATDFEQKIKYIRALEGELARTIESLGPIANASVHIAIPKETVFAQKQAAPTASIVLNIRPSMNLSVKQIVGIKNLVAASVSNLVAENVSVVNQDGEPLGDEQSNIFQGELVKSQMRYKKEFEHNVEQKIMNVLAPVIGGVDKVNAKVTIDFDFSQQDYVSEIYDPNSVPRSEQSVEEKREGKEPQDVGGVPGAISNIGPVQGLESGKKGETYQKSATTTNYEISKKVVNSKDEFAKIKRLTAAVVVDGAYKYGVDSDGKKKSDLEYTPLSKEQMDAIRDVVKQTVGYNSTRGDEVTVSNFEFKPLSSDGTRVPTKDFMEKASNYLGPLLPLFKYVVVGVLLFIFYKKVIIPFSHKMVETKLDDFEDEIEPVTAAEEEGAEDTLEKFRQARKKVEDQLGIGQDFNEEALKYDVLLEKLKHLAEQKSEEFAGLLQSMIRNEGDYEKNNPKDLG; encoded by the coding sequence ATGGAGCTTAGAACACTTTTAAATCAAATAGCAACACTCATACAGAATTTGACTCTGCGTCAAAGGATCGTGACGGCAGTTTCGATTGTTGTCCTTATCGGATTTTTAGTGTTTCTTACGCTCTATAAAAATGCAAATTCTGGAAAAGCCAATGGCTACAGTGTTTTGTTTGAAAACACAACAGCAGGCGATTCTGCACTGATTATTCAACAACTTGAGAAAGAAAAAATTCCTTATAAAGTTGTCAATGAAGGCACTATAGCTGTTCCAAGCGAAGTGGTGCATAAAGAGCGAATTGCTATCGCTGCTTTGGGAATTCCTAAAAACAGTAAAGTTGGTTTTGAAATTTTTGATAAGACCGAATTTGGTGCAACTGATTTTGAACAGAAAATTAAATACATCAGAGCTTTAGAGGGTGAGTTAGCGCGTACCATTGAGAGCTTGGGACCTATAGCCAATGCAAGTGTGCATATTGCTATTCCTAAAGAGACGGTATTTGCACAAAAGCAAGCGGCGCCAACAGCTTCTATCGTTCTTAATATTCGTCCGAGTATGAACCTCTCCGTTAAACAGATTGTGGGTATTAAAAATCTTGTTGCCGCTTCTGTTTCTAACTTGGTTGCTGAGAATGTTTCTGTTGTGAATCAAGATGGTGAGCCTTTGGGTGATGAGCAGAGCAATATTTTCCAAGGTGAGCTTGTTAAGAGTCAAATGCGTTATAAAAAAGAGTTTGAACATAACGTAGAGCAAAAAATTATGAATGTCTTAGCCCCTGTTATTGGTGGCGTGGATAAGGTCAATGCAAAAGTAACCATTGATTTTGATTTTTCACAACAAGATTATGTGAGTGAAATTTATGATCCCAACTCTGTACCTAGAAGCGAACAGAGTGTTGAAGAAAAACGTGAAGGTAAAGAACCCCAAGATGTAGGTGGCGTACCAGGTGCTATTAGTAATATAGGACCAGTGCAAGGCTTAGAGAGTGGCAAAAAAGGCGAGACGTATCAAAAGAGTGCTACGACTACCAACTATGAGATTTCAAAAAAAGTTGTTAACTCTAAAGATGAGTTTGCAAAAATCAAACGTTTAACCGCAGCGGTGGTTGTCGATGGTGCGTATAAATATGGTGTAGATAGCGACGGTAAAAAGAAAAGCGATTTAGAGTATACACCACTTAGTAAAGAGCAGATGGATGCTATTCGTGATGTTGTTAAGCAAACAGTGGGATATAATTCTACAAGAGGCGATGAAGTCACCGTTAGTAACTTTGAATTTAAACCGCTTTCCAGTGATGGCACACGCGTTCCAACGAAAGATTTTATGGAAAAAGCTTCCAACTATCTTGGACCATTGCTTCCATTGTTTAAATATGTGGTGGTGGGTGTTTTACTCTTCATCTTCTATAAAAAAGTTATCATTCCATTTAGCCACAAAATGGTGGAGACAAAATTGGATGATTTTGAGGACGAAATTGAACCAGTAACAGCAGCTGAAGAAGAGGGTGCGGAAGATACGCTGGAGAAATTCAGACAAGCACGTAAAAAAGTAGAAGATCAACTAGGCATTGGTCAAGACTTTAACGAAGAAGCCCTCAAATATGATGTTTTACTTGAAAAACTCAAACATTTAGCGGAGCAAAAAAGTGAAGAATTTGCTGGACTTTTACAGTCTATGATCCGCAATGAGGGTGATTATGAGAAAAATAATCCAAAGGATCTTGGATAA
- the hisC gene encoding histidinol-phosphate transaminase: MQFNGVLDQLKIYEAGKPIELVVREYGIESKDVIKLASNENPRGCSPKVIEAVRNEATKMNLYPDDSMYELKEALANKYLVKEENIIIGAGSDQVISFAVHAKANANTKVLMAGITFAMYEIYALQTGATILKTPSAGHNLKEMLEIYKANKDISVIFLCLPNNPLGECLDTKDVYAFLDQISPETLVVIDGAYQEYASFKDPAKKIVPSEIITKYPNTLYSGTFSKAYGLGGMRCGYGIAQPEVIKALLKLRAPFNITNLTLKAAIVALGDQAFVDASVKENFEEMKAYEAFAKELGFKVIESYTNFIVLEFDANKNSGAIAQKLMEKGIIVRNLGSYGMNAIRVTIGTPEQNRRFFELFKTIYM, from the coding sequence ATGCAATTTAACGGTGTTTTAGATCAATTAAAAATTTATGAAGCGGGTAAGCCAATCGAACTTGTTGTGCGCGAATACGGCATCGAGTCTAAAGATGTCATCAAATTAGCGAGCAATGAAAATCCAAGAGGATGCAGCCCTAAAGTCATTGAAGCGGTACGCAATGAAGCCACAAAAATGAACCTTTATCCTGATGACAGTATGTATGAGCTCAAAGAGGCATTGGCAAACAAATATCTCGTTAAAGAGGAAAATATTATTATTGGTGCAGGAAGTGACCAAGTGATCTCTTTTGCTGTACACGCTAAAGCAAACGCAAATACTAAAGTTTTGATGGCAGGAATTACGTTTGCTATGTATGAGATTTATGCGCTTCAAACAGGTGCAACTATTCTTAAAACACCCTCAGCTGGGCATAATCTAAAAGAGATGTTAGAGATTTATAAAGCAAACAAAGACATTTCCGTTATTTTCCTTTGCTTGCCAAATAATCCGTTGGGTGAATGTTTAGATACAAAAGATGTTTATGCCTTTTTAGATCAAATCAGCCCTGAAACATTGGTCGTGATTGATGGTGCGTACCAAGAGTATGCAAGTTTTAAAGATCCAGCTAAGAAAATTGTTCCAAGTGAAATCATCACAAAATATCCTAATACTCTTTATTCAGGAACCTTCTCAAAAGCGTATGGCTTAGGTGGTATGCGTTGTGGTTACGGAATAGCACAACCAGAAGTTATTAAAGCGCTTTTAAAACTTCGCGCACCTTTTAACATTACAAATCTCACGCTTAAAGCAGCAATTGTAGCTCTGGGTGATCAAGCTTTTGTGGATGCATCTGTTAAAGAAAATTTTGAAGAAATGAAAGCCTATGAAGCATTTGCTAAAGAGCTTGGATTTAAAGTGATTGAGAGTTATACTAACTTTATTGTTTTAGAATTTGATGCGAATAAAAACTCTGGTGCAATTGCACAAAAGTTGATGGAAAAGGGTATAATCGTTAGAAATTTAGGATCGTATGGAATGAATGCTATTCGTGTGACCATAGGAACGCCTGAGCAAAACAGACGCTTTTTTGAACTCTTTAAAACAATTTACATGTAA
- the pheA gene encoding prephenate dehydratase, which yields MQAIEHYRKKIDQIDDQILKLLNERMELVKEIGRAKQTSGTAIYRPEREKEILDRLKGLNKGALNNQAIDAIFLEVFAVSRNLEFPEKIAFMGPEGSYTHQAAESRFGAMGSYIEVSSIEAVFHVLENGEAKYGVVPVENNTAGAVGTTLDCLGKFSSKIVAELYMDIHHSFATVCEDIKKIKRIYSHPQGYNQCRKFLEEHMLLGVEFIPTKSTAEAAKKASEDHDAAAICSHIAAKLSNLPILFGKIEDNMANQTRFLILSDFKNKKGVHNKTSILAKTDDKPGGLVEFLQTFQDQKVNLTKIESRPTKEKGFQSIFYMDFEGHIDDENVQKVIEENKDRYDIKWLGSYICGG from the coding sequence ATGCAAGCAATAGAACACTACAGAAAAAAGATTGATCAGATTGATGATCAGATTTTAAAACTACTCAATGAACGCATGGAATTGGTCAAAGAGATTGGTCGGGCTAAACAAACGAGTGGAACAGCGATTTATCGTCCGGAGCGCGAAAAAGAGATTTTGGATCGTTTAAAAGGGCTTAATAAAGGTGCTTTAAACAATCAAGCCATTGATGCTATCTTTTTAGAGGTATTTGCCGTTAGTCGTAACCTTGAGTTTCCTGAAAAAATTGCTTTTATGGGGCCCGAGGGAAGTTATACCCACCAAGCAGCCGAGAGTCGTTTTGGTGCGATGGGAAGTTATATTGAAGTAAGTTCCATTGAAGCCGTTTTTCACGTGCTTGAAAATGGTGAAGCTAAATATGGCGTGGTTCCTGTTGAAAACAATACCGCAGGGGCTGTGGGAACAACGCTTGATTGTCTTGGTAAATTTAGCTCTAAAATTGTGGCAGAGCTTTATATGGATATTCACCACTCTTTTGCGACGGTATGCGAAGATATTAAAAAGATTAAGCGCATCTATTCGCATCCGCAAGGGTACAATCAGTGTCGAAAATTTTTGGAAGAGCACATGCTTTTGGGTGTGGAGTTTATACCCACTAAATCAACAGCAGAAGCGGCTAAAAAAGCAAGTGAAGATCATGATGCTGCGGCAATTTGTTCGCATATTGCTGCCAAATTGTCCAATTTACCCATTTTATTTGGAAAAATTGAAGACAATATGGCCAATCAAACGCGCTTTTTGATTTTGAGTGATTTTAAAAACAAAAAAGGGGTGCATAATAAAACCTCTATTTTGGCAAAAACAGATGATAAACCAGGAGGTCTTGTAGAGTTCTTGCAGACCTTCCAAGATCAAAAAGTGAACCTTACGAAGATTGAGTCACGCCCAACAAAAGAGAAAGGGTTCCAATCAATCTTTTATATGGATTTTGAGGGACATATTGATGATGAAAATGTCCAAAAAGTGATTGAAGAGAATAAAGACAGATATGATATTAAATGGCTTGGAAGCTATATTTGCGGAGGATGA